One genomic region from Reichenbachiella ulvae encodes:
- a CDS encoding DUF350 domain-containing protein, producing MNYRIAVLGLLEIFSALSIGVFILALTYKLVKWIGQRYHGIREQENLAYSIYTASILFSVGYLVSSVIQPLLSSFRLLSQSESQWLLVFKYLGQGAIYIGIAYFFAMIIGLLSTLLYARITPIKEFEEIRNNNIGVAIVVSVIIITLTMMCKSGVALLIESIIPYPELPPN from the coding sequence ATGAATTATAGAATAGCTGTTTTAGGTCTGCTTGAGATTTTTTCTGCCCTCAGTATTGGAGTGTTTATTTTGGCACTGACTTACAAATTGGTCAAATGGATTGGACAGAGGTATCACGGGATTCGCGAGCAGGAAAACCTTGCCTATAGCATCTATACAGCGAGTATTTTATTTTCTGTAGGGTATTTGGTCAGCTCGGTGATTCAGCCTTTGTTGTCTTCTTTTCGCTTGCTCAGTCAGAGTGAAAGTCAATGGTTGCTTGTTTTTAAATACCTGGGTCAAGGAGCCATCTACATTGGTATCGCCTACTTTTTTGCTATGATCATAGGTCTACTCAGTACGCTGCTTTATGCCAGAATCACGCCTATCAAGGAATTTGAGGAAATCCGAAACAACAATATCGGAGTGGCGATAGTGGTCAGCGTGATCATCATCACATTGACCATGATGTGCAAGAGTGGAGTGGCCTTATTGATAGAATCCATCATCCCATATCCGGAGCTACCGCCTAATTGA
- a CDS encoding helix-turn-helix transcriptional regulator, producing the protein MNRIDRLTAILIQLQSKKRVPLVEIEERFEIGRRTVFRDIRALTEAGVPIGGDAAEGYFIVEGYHLPPVMLNKEEAAALLLGGKLLAPKADKKTYRAFEEALLKIKAVLRYSDKDYLQTLEDKVQVLQFRHSSDTEDQDRFFPDIQKAVAGHLLVDMLYYSNYSESINQRKVAPLGLVYYNDNWHIIGFCFLRKQIRDFRTTRVRELMLLEETFDPCDYPNYDDFLKEQLSRFDVEEVTVEIRNDITRFISDAKYNYGFVSEKKGQEWTEMKFVIPDHHFFVHWMMMHGKYGRILSPPSLIKRAKELSREIFEHYL; encoded by the coding sequence ATGAACCGTATCGACCGCCTTACTGCCATTTTGATCCAGCTCCAAAGCAAGAAACGTGTGCCTCTAGTAGAGATCGAGGAGCGCTTTGAGATTGGTCGGCGTACAGTCTTTAGAGATATCCGAGCACTGACGGAAGCGGGTGTTCCCATCGGAGGTGATGCAGCGGAGGGCTACTTTATCGTCGAGGGTTACCATTTGCCTCCGGTGATGTTGAACAAGGAGGAGGCGGCTGCTCTTTTGCTGGGAGGAAAACTGCTGGCGCCTAAGGCGGATAAAAAGACCTATCGAGCGTTTGAGGAAGCGTTGCTGAAAATAAAGGCGGTATTGCGCTATTCTGATAAGGACTATCTTCAAACACTGGAGGATAAAGTGCAGGTTTTGCAATTTCGACATTCCAGCGATACGGAAGATCAGGATCGTTTTTTTCCAGATATTCAGAAAGCCGTCGCAGGTCATCTTTTGGTAGATATGTTGTATTACTCCAACTACAGCGAATCGATCAATCAAAGAAAGGTAGCTCCGTTGGGTTTGGTCTATTACAACGACAACTGGCACATTATTGGCTTTTGCTTTCTGCGCAAACAGATTCGAGATTTTAGAACGACGAGGGTTCGAGAGCTGATGTTGCTGGAGGAGACTTTTGATCCCTGCGACTATCCAAACTACGATGATTTTCTGAAAGAGCAACTCAGTCGCTTTGATGTGGAAGAAGTGACAGTAGAAATCCGAAATGATATCACTCGTTTTATATCTGATGCCAAATACAATTATGGCTTTGTCAGTGAGAAGAAGGGACAGGAATGGACAGAGATGAAATTTGTGATTCCGGATCATCACTTCTTTGTGCACTGGATGATGATGCATGGCAAGTATGGCAGGATTCTTTCTCCTCCCTCTTTGATCAAAAGGGCAAAAGAGCTGAGTCGGGAGATTTTCGAGCACTATCTATAA
- a CDS encoding antibiotic biosynthesis monooxygenase family protein, which yields MNTEIKEVIVYTIKNEFEKEYGKVQHIVKSCLEGMAGFKGVHSFRSCSKANQLMDWVVWDNYENAKEAEKEFEKHPQFGLLMNYLEEMKFSDHFKN from the coding sequence ATGAATACGGAAATCAAAGAAGTGATTGTCTATACGATCAAAAATGAATTTGAGAAGGAGTACGGCAAAGTCCAGCACATAGTGAAAAGCTGTTTGGAGGGAATGGCAGGGTTCAAGGGAGTACATAGCTTTCGCTCGTGCAGCAAGGCCAATCAACTCATGGATTGGGTAGTGTGGGACAACTATGAAAACGCCAAGGAGGCTGAAAAGGAGTTCGAAAAACATCCACAGTTTGGATTGCTGATGAACTATCTGGAGGAGATGAAATTTTCTGATCACTTTAAAAACTAA
- a CDS encoding YceI family protein translates to MKLKNNILILAALVVTFACSTKKGGETASEEKEVVTYDPSAAKIKWTAFKLTDRVGVSGTFDQVAVTPGTGSTIDSLLTDGSFVITTESVNSNEATRDPKIRESFFGVFNTPEIKGSILSAKDGKGEVSLMMNDTTNTVPFTYAATDSTVVMTTTVDVTNWNGGAAIDSLNSVCELLHKGADGVSKLWPDVVVQVTIPAKK, encoded by the coding sequence ATGAAATTGAAAAACAACATATTAATATTAGCAGCCCTCGTGGTGACTTTTGCATGTTCTACTAAGAAAGGTGGAGAGACTGCAAGTGAGGAAAAAGAAGTGGTGACTTACGATCCATCAGCCGCTAAAATCAAGTGGACAGCTTTTAAATTGACTGATCGAGTAGGTGTATCAGGTACTTTTGATCAAGTAGCAGTTACTCCAGGAACTGGATCTACTATCGATAGCCTTTTGACTGACGGTAGTTTCGTGATTACCACCGAAAGCGTCAACTCAAATGAGGCAACTCGTGATCCTAAAATCAGAGAATCATTTTTCGGTGTATTCAACACTCCAGAGATAAAAGGAAGCATCTTGTCTGCCAAGGATGGTAAAGGCGAAGTTTCTTTGATGATGAATGACACGACTAATACAGTTCCTTTCACCTATGCAGCGACTGACTCTACTGTGGTGATGACCACTACTGTAGACGTGACTAACTGGAATGGTGGAGCCGCGATAGATTCGCTCAACAGCGTATGTGAGCTGTTGCACAAAGGCGCCGATGGTGTCTCTAAGCTTTGGCCAGACGTGGTAGTTCAGGTGACTATCCCTGCTAAGAAGTAA
- a CDS encoding GyrI-like domain-containing protein, which produces MIAEKLDLAITDKSYYRAKTEAAVEDFGTYPYLTIAGQCAPEDEIFLGAIEKIYQLAYAIKFLQKADDLDFKVPKMECEWWVKGGPERQSDFISVAREEWCWRIMIRMPISVSDEVYKQGMAVAKEKGKQVADVQYEIIEQGKCVQCLHLGSYEEEGPTVDKILNLMKEEGLKHRGYHKEIYLSDPRKTAESKLKTIIRHPVM; this is translated from the coding sequence ATGATTGCAGAAAAACTAGATTTGGCCATTACAGATAAGTCATATTATAGGGCAAAAACTGAGGCGGCTGTAGAGGATTTTGGGACTTATCCTTACTTGACGATTGCGGGTCAGTGCGCTCCAGAGGATGAGATCTTTTTAGGTGCAATTGAGAAGATCTATCAGCTGGCATATGCGATTAAATTTTTGCAGAAGGCGGATGATCTCGATTTTAAAGTGCCCAAGATGGAGTGCGAATGGTGGGTGAAAGGTGGCCCTGAGAGGCAATCTGATTTTATATCGGTCGCAAGAGAAGAATGGTGCTGGAGAATCATGATCCGAATGCCGATATCTGTGAGTGATGAGGTATACAAACAGGGAATGGCTGTTGCCAAAGAGAAGGGGAAACAGGTGGCTGATGTCCAATATGAAATTATAGAGCAGGGCAAATGCGTGCAATGTCTTCACTTGGGATCCTATGAAGAGGAGGGGCCAACGGTAGATAAGATTCTCAATTTAATGAAGGAAGAGGGCTTGAAACACCGTGGCTATCACAAGGAAATCTACCTGAGCGATCCAAGAAAAACGGCAGAGTCAAAGCTCAAAACCATCATTCGTCATCCTGTGATGTAA